The Nostoc sp. 'Lobaria pulmonaria (5183) cyanobiont' genome window below encodes:
- a CDS encoding phosphoribulokinase, translating to MTRKPERVVLIGVAGDSGCGKSTFLRRLIDLFGEDLMTVICLDDYHSLDRKQRKETGITALDPRANNFDLMYEQIKALKSGEAIDKPIYNHETGLLDPPERIESNHIIVIEGLHPLYDERVRSLIDFSVYFDISDEVKIAWKIQRDMAERGHRYEDVLAQINSRKPDFDKFIEPQREFADVVLQVLPTNLIKNDTERRVLRVRMLQREGKQGFDPTYLFDEGSTINWTPCGRKLTCSYPGMQLYYGSDVYYGRYVSVLEVDGQFDNLEEVIYIETHLSNTSTKYQGELTHLLLQHREYPGSNNGTGFFQVLTGLKMRAAYERLTATEAKLAIQV from the coding sequence ATGACAAGAAAGCCAGAACGCGTGGTACTGATTGGAGTAGCCGGAGACTCTGGGTGCGGTAAATCTACGTTTTTGCGTCGTTTGATAGATTTGTTTGGTGAAGATTTAATGACAGTCATCTGCTTGGATGACTATCACTCCTTGGATCGCAAACAGCGCAAAGAAACGGGGATAACGGCACTAGACCCCAGGGCAAACAATTTTGATCTGATGTATGAGCAAATTAAAGCGCTCAAAAGTGGTGAAGCGATTGATAAGCCGATTTACAACCACGAAACCGGCTTGCTCGATCCGCCAGAGCGGATCGAGTCGAATCACATTATAGTTATTGAGGGGCTGCATCCTTTATATGATGAGCGGGTGCGATCGCTAATCGACTTTAGTGTTTATTTTGACATTAGCGATGAGGTCAAAATTGCCTGGAAAATCCAGCGAGATATGGCTGAACGCGGTCATCGCTACGAAGATGTGTTAGCGCAAATCAATTCCCGCAAACCTGACTTTGATAAATTTATCGAACCGCAAAGAGAATTTGCTGATGTGGTTCTCCAGGTATTGCCCACAAACTTGATCAAAAACGACACCGAACGTAGAGTCTTACGGGTACGTATGCTCCAGCGGGAAGGTAAGCAAGGCTTCGATCCAACGTACCTATTTGATGAAGGGTCAACAATTAATTGGACTCCCTGTGGACGTAAGCTGACCTGTTCTTATCCTGGTATGCAACTATACTACGGTTCAGATGTTTACTACGGCCGCTATGTCTCAGTACTAGAGGTAGATGGTCAATTTGACAATTTGGAAGAAGTCATTTATATCGAAACTCATCTCAGCAATACATCCACAAAATATCAGGGTGAATTGACTCACTTGTTACTCCAGCACCGCGAGTATCCAGGTTCCAATAATGGAACTGGTTTCTTTCAAGTGCTTACAGGTTTGAAGATGCGTGCTGCTTATGAGCGGTTGACAGCTACGGAAGCAAAGTTAGCGATTCAGGTTTAA
- the petH gene encoding ferredoxin--NADP reductase translates to MYNQGAVEGAANTELGSRIFLYEVVGLRQSEETDQTNYPIRKSGSVFIRVPYNRMNQEMRRITRLGGTIVSIQSVTALEPVNGKASLGNATSVVSELATTEETANSEGNGKATPVNADSETKGFAKPPAEEQLKNKDKKGNTMTQAKAKKDHGDVPVNTYRPNAPFIGKVISNEPLVKEGGIGIVQHLKFDISAGDLKYIEGQSIGIIPPGLDKNGKPEKLRLYSIASTRHGDDVDDKTISLCVRQLEYKHPETSETVYGVCSTHLCFLEPGTDVKITGPVGKEMLLPDDPDANVIMMATGTGIAPMRAYLWRQFKDAEKAANSEYEFKGFSWLIFGVPTTPNLLYKEELEEIQQKYPENFRLTPAISREQKNPQGGRMYIQDRVAEHADELWQLIKNEKTHTYICGLRGMEEGIDAALTTAAAKEGVTWSDYQKQLKKAHRWHVETY, encoded by the coding sequence ATGTACAATCAAGGTGCTGTTGAGGGTGCTGCCAACACAGAATTAGGTAGCCGCATCTTCCTTTATGAAGTAGTAGGTTTGCGTCAGAGCGAAGAAACCGATCAAACTAACTACCCAATTCGGAAAAGTGGCAGTGTGTTCATCAGAGTGCCTTACAACCGGATGAATCAAGAAATGCGACGTATCACTCGTCTAGGCGGCACAATTGTTAGCATCCAGTCTGTAACTGCTCTAGAGCCAGTTAATGGTAAAGCCTCACTTGGGAATGCTACAAGCGTTGTCAGCGAGTTAGCTACAACTGAGGAAACTGCTAACAGTGAAGGGAATGGTAAAGCCACACCTGTAAATGCTGATAGTGAAACCAAAGGTTTTGCTAAACCACCAGCTGAAGAACAGCTCAAGAACAAGGACAAGAAAGGCAACACCATGACTCAAGCGAAAGCCAAAAAAGACCACGGTGACGTACCTGTTAATACTTACCGTCCCAATGCTCCGTTTATTGGCAAGGTAATATCTAATGAACCGCTAGTCAAAGAAGGTGGTATTGGTATTGTTCAACACCTTAAATTTGACATTTCCGCCGGGGATTTGAAGTATATAGAAGGTCAAAGTATTGGGATTATTCCACCCGGATTAGACAAGAACGGCAAGCCAGAAAAACTTAGACTCTATTCCATCGCCTCAACTCGTCATGGCGATGATGTGGATGATAAGACAATATCGTTGTGCGTCCGCCAGTTGGAGTACAAGCACCCAGAAACTAGCGAAACAGTCTACGGTGTTTGCTCTACACACCTGTGTTTCCTAGAACCAGGGACAGATGTGAAAATTACAGGGCCTGTGGGTAAGGAAATGTTGTTACCTGATGACCCTGATGCTAATGTGATCATGATGGCAACTGGAACAGGTATTGCCCCGATGCGAGCTTATCTGTGGCGTCAGTTTAAAGATGCAGAAAAAGCAGCTAACTCAGAATACGAATTTAAAGGATTCTCTTGGCTAATATTTGGTGTACCGACAACTCCAAACCTTTTATATAAGGAAGAACTGGAAGAAATCCAACAAAAATATCCTGAAAACTTCCGCCTCACTCCTGCCATCAGCCGGGAACAAAAAAATCCTCAAGGTGGTAGAATGTACATCCAAGACCGCGTAGCAGAACATGCTGATGAATTGTGGCAGTTGATTAAAAATGAAAAAACCCACACATACATTTGCGGTTTGCGAGGTATGGAAGAAGGTATTGATGCAGCCTTGACTACTGCTGCTGCTAAGGAAGGCGTAACCTGGAGTGATTACCAGAAGCAACTTAAGAAAGCTCATCGCTGGCACGTAGAAACTTACTAA
- a CDS encoding homoserine dehydrogenase, whose amino-acid sequence MGVKLGILGLGTVGTGTVQLLQDSAGRHPLLQEIEIYRVGVRSLDKPRAVELSTEVLTTDLESIVNDPAVDIVVEVMGGLEPARSLMLKALSNGKHVVTANKAAIARFGAEIFTTANQAGVYVMLEAAVGGGIPVIQPLKQSLSVNRIHTVTGIVNGTTNYILTRMQTEGSNFNDVLADAQRLGYAEADPTADIDGLDAADKIAILASLGFGGRINLQDVYTEGIRQVSKTDIAYAEKLGFVIKLLAIAKRDTPSSPLSVRVHPTLVPQAHPLASINGVYNAILVEGEPIGQVMFFGPGAGAGATASAVTSDILNLVAVLKTNTAVTNPLLTCGHQEYCQIAPMAELITRFYARFLTNDQPGVIGKLGTCFGNYGVSLESIVQTGFQGELAEIVVVTHDVLEGNFRQALAEIRNFSAIESIPSLLRVL is encoded by the coding sequence ATGGGTGTGAAACTAGGAATACTGGGATTAGGCACCGTGGGAACGGGAACAGTGCAGTTGTTGCAAGATAGCGCTGGGCGTCACCCATTGTTGCAAGAGATAGAAATTTATCGGGTGGGAGTGCGATCGCTAGATAAACCCCGTGCAGTAGAATTGTCTACGGAAGTCTTAACTACAGATTTAGAATCTATTGTCAACGATCCGGCGGTAGATATTGTGGTTGAGGTGATGGGTGGACTGGAGCCGGCGCGATCGCTAATGCTCAAAGCTTTAAGTAATGGTAAGCATGTAGTCACAGCCAATAAAGCAGCGATCGCCCGCTTCGGAGCAGAAATTTTCACCACTGCCAATCAAGCTGGCGTATACGTGATGCTAGAAGCCGCTGTGGGTGGTGGTATTCCAGTGATTCAACCTCTAAAGCAATCTTTAAGTGTTAACCGAATTCACACAGTAACGGGTATCGTTAACGGTACAACGAACTACATCCTGACGCGGATGCAAACAGAAGGCAGCAACTTTAATGATGTCTTAGCTGATGCCCAGCGATTAGGTTATGCTGAGGCTGACCCCACAGCTGATATAGATGGCTTAGATGCAGCAGATAAAATTGCCATCCTCGCATCATTAGGTTTCGGGGGACGCATCAACCTACAAGATGTTTATACTGAGGGGATTCGGCAAGTAAGTAAAACAGATATTGCCTACGCCGAAAAATTGGGATTTGTGATTAAATTGTTAGCGATCGCTAAACGTGATACTCCCTCATCCCCCCTTTCCGTCAGAGTTCATCCTACTTTAGTGCCTCAAGCCCACCCTTTGGCTAGCATCAACGGCGTTTATAATGCCATTCTTGTCGAAGGAGAACCAATCGGGCAAGTAATGTTTTTTGGCCCAGGTGCTGGTGCTGGTGCAACCGCCAGTGCTGTCACGTCAGATATTTTGAATTTAGTTGCTGTCCTCAAAACTAATACAGCAGTTACAAATCCATTATTAACTTGTGGGCATCAGGAATACTGTCAAATTGCGCCGATGGCAGAATTGATAACTCGGTTTTACGCCCGTTTCCTTACGAATGATCAACCTGGAGTTATCGGCAAATTGGGTACTTGCTTTGGCAATTATGGCGTTAGCTTAGAGTCAATTGTCCAAACAGGCTTTCAAGGGGAACTAGCAGAGATTGTGGTTGTTACCCATGATGTGCTAGAAGGCAACTTTCGGCAAGCTTTGGCAGAAATTCGGAATTTCTCAGCGATCGAAAGCATTCCCAGCTTACTGCGTGTACTTTGA
- a CDS encoding type II toxin-antitoxin system antitoxin SocA domain-containing protein: protein MLEKLIKYFVYATKGYITKTQLIKFLYLADLYSVKWTAKQLTHLDWRYYYYGPWNEDIDNTLNQMDGKEISQESQGDTILIKLGAQAGNVDDLELPVSLTLVLDNIRREWAGAGQDKLTQLLEYVYNTAPMMEVKDIYRPEEKVKLNLQAERDRLINELGN from the coding sequence ATGTTGGAGAAGCTCATAAAATATTTTGTCTACGCGACAAAAGGTTATATTACAAAAACACAGCTAATCAAGTTTTTGTATTTAGCTGATCTTTACTCTGTCAAATGGACAGCAAAGCAGCTGACACATCTAGATTGGCGTTATTATTACTATGGCCCTTGGAATGAGGATATAGATAATACTTTAAATCAAATGGATGGTAAAGAAATATCTCAAGAATCTCAGGGAGATACAATACTTATCAAACTTGGTGCCCAAGCAGGTAATGTAGATGATTTAGAATTGCCTGTAAGTTTGACGTTAGTACTGGATAATATTAGGAGAGAATGGGCTGGTGCAGGACAAGATAAACTTACTCAGTTACTAGAGTATGTATATAACACTGCTCCCATGATGGAAGTAAAAGATATCTACAGACCTGAAGAAAAAGTTAAACTTAACTTACAAGCAGAAAGAGATAGATTAATCAATGAGTTAGGCAATTAG
- a CDS encoding type II toxin-antitoxin system PemK/MazF family toxin, whose protein sequence is MAGQKPRQGWIYFINPYRVSLRCRVGHTHIYDLDEPGEVQCLTISCTENINSSRVFRGTHPYVVWTGDEFQDESGYIATFSVIPLTSQTTSNGLPTTYPINPTSQNGLEKNSYVLVHQLCTVDANCFKDSAGNWLERMGQLAKADKDAIEQRLKYFLNILDNPSDDWFAQNATIELLQKVFYFLPDENTKNRAIEELINNLGRS, encoded by the coding sequence GTGGCTGGACAAAAACCTAGACAAGGTTGGATCTATTTTATTAATCCCTATAGGGTATCTCTACGTTGCAGAGTTGGACACACTCATATTTATGATTTGGATGAGCCAGGTGAAGTACAATGTCTGACTATCTCTTGCACTGAAAACATCAATTCTAGTAGAGTTTTTAGAGGAACGCATCCTTATGTAGTTTGGACAGGTGATGAGTTTCAGGATGAGTCAGGTTATATAGCAACTTTTTCTGTTATTCCTCTAACCTCACAAACAACATCTAACGGTTTACCAACAACGTATCCAATTAACCCTACTAGCCAAAACGGTCTTGAGAAAAATTCTTATGTCCTGGTTCATCAACTGTGTACTGTTGATGCTAATTGCTTCAAAGACTCAGCAGGCAATTGGTTGGAACGCATGGGACAACTAGCTAAAGCAGATAAAGATGCTATAGAGCAGCGTTTAAAGTATTTTTTAAATATTCTAGACAATCCTAGCGATGACTGGTTTGCTCAAAATGCAACTATAGAGCTTTTACAAAAAGTTTTTTATTTTCTGCCTGACGAAAATACAAAAAATAGAGCCATAGAAGAATTAATAAACAATTTAGGCCGCTCGTAA
- a CDS encoding M48 metallopeptidase family protein, whose amino-acid sequence MIASCDNRKWKDAQALKDAVGEWSDRIKVQVKQIQLRPMKRKWASISTTGRLTLNTELLDLPKELGEFVIVHELLHLLVPNHGKLFKCFMFAYLPDWEELEIKLQKNCQQ is encoded by the coding sequence ATGATTGCTAGCTGCGACAATCGAAAATGGAAAGACGCGCAAGCACTTAAGGACGCTGTGGGAGAATGGAGCGATCGCATTAAAGTCCAAGTCAAACAAATTCAACTGCGTCCGATGAAGCGCAAATGGGCATCTATTTCTACTACAGGACGCTTAACGCTGAATACTGAACTCCTAGATTTACCAAAAGAATTGGGTGAATTTGTCATTGTTCACGAACTCCTACATCTCCTCGTTCCTAACCACGGTAAACTATTTAAGTGTTTCATGTTTGCTTATCTGCCTGACTGGGAAGAGTTAGAGATAAAGTTACAGAAAAATTGTCAGCAATGA
- a CDS encoding type I restriction endonuclease subunit R, with product MSEASAVQRPMLKYAYQIGWEYLTSKEALQRREGKGEEKLKERYFADVLRSQLIKLNPGVVTSNNIDEILRRLRNIDSTIEGNREALNWLQGKQSIFVAQENRDRNITLIDFNNPENNIFQVTDEWSQKGVKFPNRADIIFLINGIPVAIAETKGEKKTDGLALGIDQIRRYHNQTPELLAFPQVFEVTELWNFWYGLTWNTNRKNLFEWKLTSPLTPPLQGEGNNNITPPSLQWKGAGGLGSIIQEGDYEEKIKTFFDHQRFLEILRYYIVFLERDDGLTKVILRQHQTRAVKKVLQRIQDPNKKRGLVWHTQGSGKTLTMITVAAQLRNISGDNTVIMIVDRNELENQLDKNLKAYGIKSYEVATSKADLEKLIQDDYRGLIVAMIHKFDKMKVENKRSTITVLVDEAHRSTGGNFGIYLMAALPNATFIGFTGTPVSKAAKGQSTFQTFGEPTDPKYSLDSYSTADSVRDGTTLKLNYALAKSEFRVPQEILEKEFFQLQAAEGINDIEELDGILDRAVKLKEFLKSADRVDKVAKFVAAHFRDYVEPMGFKAFMVGVDREACRLYKQALDKYLPSEYSTVVYSRTTAAGLREYNLTDAEEKEVRKAFIKKSVVSAKISLPNAVIDFIESRPKDFNYDTTKTLTFTGYCSAEDAQNLETLCGGDADAVTKIRQLYEDYRKALPKILIVTEKLLTGFDAPILYCMYLDKPMRDHVLLQGIARVNRPYEDAQGLVKPYGFVLDFIGIFGDKLEQALAFESGEVNDIIQNVDVIKNLLQTMMENTAPEYLPLAKGWDDKAKERAAAYFADKDLREKFFKFVRQLQSIYEILSPDPDLRPFMENYQAIARLYGTIRAAYNTSPYIDLELTAKTKELVRRNVTIGELEMPGTIHELNAQQLEQFRQNSTTDTVKVLNLSRALLKTVNEQSQRSPFLISIGERAEIVRASFENRQIEAHVALARLDEIANECVEAEVLRQRLKVDENTFAIYIVIKQAGDRLDISQAESINAIYGNFPDYWWDARQEIDLRTELYATIYPITSSVEQTIEVTNNLLKLERVES from the coding sequence ATGAGCGAAGCTTCCGCCGTTCAAAGACCGATGCTGAAATATGCATATCAAATTGGCTGGGAATACCTAACTTCAAAAGAGGCATTACAACGGCGGGAAGGGAAGGGAGAGGAAAAGCTCAAAGAACGCTACTTTGCCGATGTTCTTCGCAGTCAACTAATTAAACTAAATCCTGGCGTAGTCACCTCTAACAACATAGATGAAATTCTGCGCCGCCTGCGAAACATTGACAGCACCATCGAAGGCAACCGCGAAGCATTAAACTGGTTGCAAGGCAAACAATCTATTTTTGTCGCCCAAGAAAACCGCGACAGAAACATTACCCTCATCGACTTTAACAACCCGGAAAATAACATCTTCCAAGTCACTGATGAATGGTCGCAAAAAGGCGTAAAATTTCCCAACCGCGCTGATATTATTTTTCTAATTAACGGTATTCCCGTTGCCATTGCTGAAACCAAAGGAGAAAAGAAAACTGATGGTTTAGCACTAGGGATTGACCAAATTCGCCGCTACCACAACCAAACCCCAGAATTGCTAGCCTTTCCCCAAGTTTTTGAAGTCACAGAATTGTGGAATTTCTGGTATGGCTTAACCTGGAATACCAACCGCAAAAACTTGTTTGAATGGAAACTTACCTCTCCCCTAACCCCTCCCCTGCAAGGGGAGGGGAACAACAATATTACTCCCCCTTCCCTACAATGGAAGGGGGCTGGGGGGTTAGGTTCGATTATCCAAGAAGGCGACTACGAAGAGAAAATCAAAACCTTCTTCGACCATCAACGCTTTTTAGAGATTCTCAGATATTACATTGTTTTCCTAGAACGCGATGACGGCTTAACCAAAGTAATTTTACGCCAACACCAGACGCGTGCAGTCAAAAAAGTCCTGCAACGCATCCAAGATCCGAATAAAAAACGCGGATTAGTTTGGCATACCCAAGGCAGTGGTAAAACCCTCACGATGATTACAGTTGCCGCCCAACTCCGCAATATTAGCGGCGATAATACTGTAATCATGATTGTTGACCGCAACGAACTAGAAAACCAACTAGACAAAAACCTCAAAGCTTATGGCATCAAAAGTTATGAAGTCGCAACCAGTAAAGCAGACTTAGAAAAACTCATCCAAGATGATTATCGCGGGTTAATCGTCGCCATGATTCACAAGTTCGACAAGATGAAGGTAGAAAATAAGCGTTCTACGATTACCGTCTTAGTCGATGAGGCACACCGTAGCACTGGCGGTAATTTCGGCATATATTTGATGGCTGCCCTCCCCAACGCCACATTTATCGGTTTCACAGGTACACCCGTCAGTAAAGCAGCTAAAGGACAAAGCACCTTCCAAACCTTCGGCGAACCTACTGACCCGAAATACAGCCTAGATTCCTATTCAACCGCCGACTCGGTACGAGATGGCACAACCCTGAAGCTAAATTATGCCCTGGCTAAATCAGAGTTTCGTGTTCCCCAAGAAATTTTAGAAAAAGAATTTTTCCAACTCCAAGCCGCAGAAGGCATTAACGACATAGAGGAACTTGATGGCATTCTCGATCGCGCTGTTAAATTAAAAGAGTTTCTCAAAAGTGCAGATAGAGTAGATAAAGTAGCGAAATTTGTCGCCGCACACTTCCGTGACTACGTTGAACCAATGGGCTTTAAAGCTTTTATGGTTGGTGTAGATCGGGAAGCTTGTAGACTTTACAAACAAGCCTTAGATAAATATCTCCCTAGCGAATACTCAACCGTCGTTTATTCCCGGACTACAGCCGCAGGACTGCGGGAGTACAACCTGACTGATGCCGAAGAGAAAGAAGTCCGCAAAGCCTTTATTAAAAAATCCGTCGTTTCTGCCAAAATATCCTTACCAAATGCAGTCATCGACTTTATCGAATCTCGCCCGAAAGATTTTAACTACGACACCACCAAAACCCTAACTTTTACAGGTTATTGTTCTGCTGAAGATGCCCAAAATTTAGAAACCCTTTGCGGTGGCGATGCTGATGCTGTGACCAAAATTCGCCAACTTTACGAAGACTACCGCAAAGCATTGCCGAAAATTCTCATCGTCACCGAGAAACTACTAACGGGCTTTGATGCACCGATACTTTACTGTATGTATCTCGACAAACCAATGCGCGACCACGTTCTCTTGCAAGGAATCGCCCGTGTGAATCGCCCCTATGAAGATGCACAAGGTTTAGTTAAACCCTACGGCTTTGTTCTAGATTTTATCGGTATCTTTGGCGACAAACTAGAGCAAGCCCTGGCCTTTGAGTCCGGAGAAGTTAACGACATCATCCAAAATGTTGATGTGATCAAAAACCTGCTGCAAACGATGATGGAAAATACTGCACCTGAGTATTTACCGCTAGCTAAGGGATGGGATGACAAAGCAAAAGAACGCGCTGCGGCTTATTTTGCAGACAAAGATTTGCGCGAGAAGTTCTTTAAATTTGTCCGCCAACTACAATCAATTTACGAAATCCTCTCTCCTGACCCCGATCTGCGCCCATTCATGGAAAATTATCAAGCGATCGCCAGGCTTTACGGAACAATACGCGCTGCTTACAATACTAGTCCCTACATTGATCTTGAACTCACCGCCAAAACCAAAGAACTGGTACGCCGCAACGTCACAATCGGCGAGTTGGAAATGCCAGGAACAATCCACGAACTCAATGCCCAACAATTAGAACAATTCCGCCAAAATAGCACCACAGATACAGTAAAAGTTCTAAACTTGAGTAGGGCATTGTTGAAAACAGTAAACGAGCAAAGTCAGCGATCGCCTTTTTTGATTTCCATTGGCGAACGTGCCGAAATTGTCCGCGCTAGCTTTGAAAACCGCCAAATAGAGGCTCACGTTGCTTTAGCGAGACTAGATGAAATTGCCAATGAATGCGTAGAAGCAGAAGTCTTACGCCAACGGCTCAAAGTTGATGAAAACACCTTTGCCATTTATATTGTGATCAAGCAAGCAGGCGATCGCCTTGATATCAGCCAAGCCGAAAGCATCAACGCCATTTATGGCAACTTCCCTGATTACTGGTGGGATGCGCGTCAGGAAATTGATTTAAGAACCGAACTTTACGCTACTATTTATCCTATTACAAGCTCAGTCGAGCAAACAATAGAAGTCACCAACAACCTGCTGAAACTCGAACGAGTCGAATCATGA
- a CDS encoding restriction endonuclease subunit S, giving the protein MQVPPHWRIVKLGDIAQLKNGINFNKEQKGSGTLTVDVLNMYCESSFISMNKLYRVDIKLKDDYLLKKNDILFVRSSLKQEGVGWASLFLDFTEPVTFCGFIIRARLETQEIEPIFLVNYLRRDTVRKILISKSGKVGVTNINQANLQSLPIIIPPLPEQKTIAHTLRTIQKAKETRQRELELERERKAALMQYLFTHGTRNEPRKKKGIGEIPESWQVVKLGQISQITSGGTPSRSNAKYWNGDIPWVKTGEVNYGIITDTEEKITKEGLKNSAAKIIPRGTLLMAMYGQGVTRGKVAILGIDATLNQACAAILLQQNILNDYVFYFLAGNYEKIRTLGYGANQTNLNSMIIKSITIPLPIFGEQKDIALTLKACDRKIQALEKEIALTDELFHAMLEQLMTGKISTQPLTETYV; this is encoded by the coding sequence ATGCAAGTACCGCCTCATTGGAGGATAGTGAAATTGGGAGATATAGCCCAATTAAAGAATGGTATCAATTTTAATAAAGAGCAAAAAGGAAGTGGTACTCTCACAGTAGATGTTCTGAATATGTATTGTGAAAGTTCATTTATATCAATGAATAAACTTTATAGAGTAGATATTAAGCTTAAAGATGATTATCTACTTAAAAAAAACGATATTTTATTTGTACGCTCATCTTTGAAGCAGGAGGGAGTAGGTTGGGCTTCTTTATTTCTTGATTTTACAGAGCCTGTGACATTCTGTGGGTTTATAATTAGGGCGCGATTAGAAACACAGGAAATTGAACCTATCTTTTTAGTTAATTATCTCCGTCGAGATACAGTTAGAAAAATTCTTATCTCTAAGTCTGGGAAAGTAGGAGTTACTAATATTAATCAGGCAAATTTACAATCATTGCCAATTATTATCCCTCCACTCCCCGAACAAAAAACGATCGCACACACTCTGCGAACCATCCAGAAAGCCAAAGAAACCCGCCAGCGAGAGTTAGAACTGGAACGGGAACGCAAAGCAGCACTGATGCAGTATCTCTTTACTCATGGCACTCGCAATGAACCGCGCAAGAAGAAGGGAATAGGGGAAATTCCTGAGAGTTGGCAAGTTGTGAAGTTAGGGCAAATTAGTCAAATTACATCTGGCGGCACGCCTAGCAGAAGTAATGCTAAATATTGGAATGGCGATATTCCTTGGGTAAAAACTGGAGAAGTCAATTACGGAATTATTACCGATACAGAAGAGAAAATTACAAAAGAAGGATTGAAAAACTCAGCAGCCAAGATAATTCCGCGTGGAACTCTTTTAATGGCTATGTATGGGCAAGGAGTAACGCGGGGTAAAGTTGCAATTTTAGGAATTGATGCAACTCTAAATCAAGCTTGTGCAGCAATCTTATTACAACAAAATATTTTAAATGATTATGTATTCTATTTTCTAGCTGGAAACTATGAAAAAATTAGAACGTTAGGATATGGAGCAAATCAAACAAATTTAAATTCAATGATTATTAAATCTATTACTATACCTTTACCTATTTTTGGTGAACAAAAAGATATTGCTCTTACCTTAAAAGCCTGCGATCGCAAAATTCAAGCCCTAGAAAAAGAAATCGCCCTTACTGACGAACTCTTCCACGCCATGCTAGAACAACTGATGACAGGTAAAATTTCCACCCAACCCTTAACTGAGACTTACGTATGA
- a CDS encoding type II toxin-antitoxin system VapC family toxin: MRKKVLLDTGPLVAFINNRENSHDWAVNEWKKIKPPLLTCEVVISETFFILRDFYGGQDAVMSLLDTRIIQISFRLSDEIGTVRELLKRYQNVPMSLADACLVRMSELINGSSVLTLDSDFRVYRKNKNEMIDLIIADGI, encoded by the coding sequence ATGAGGAAAAAGGTACTTCTAGATACAGGCCCCTTAGTTGCATTTATCAATAATCGGGAAAATTCGCATGATTGGGCGGTTAATGAATGGAAAAAGATTAAACCACCCTTATTAACTTGTGAAGTAGTGATTAGTGAAACGTTTTTTATATTGCGAGATTTTTATGGTGGACAGGATGCGGTTATGTCTTTACTAGATACTCGCATAATTCAAATCTCTTTTCGTCTCAGTGATGAAATAGGAACGGTTAGAGAGTTGTTGAAGCGGTATCAGAATGTACCAATGTCTTTAGCTGATGCGTGTTTGGTAAGAATGAGTGAGTTGATTAATGGTAGTAGTGTGTTAACTCTAGATAGTGATTTTCGGGTTTATCGGAAGAATAAGAATGAAATGATAGATTTGATTATTGCTGATGGAATATAA
- a CDS encoding DUF2281 domain-containing protein, whose translation MTQAIDREQIIIDEFRKLSPEKQQEVIDFIQFLQYKEMQKQDVQHKEEKEPISAYEAAKEFAGCVDGGPGDLATNKKYLEGYGWK comes from the coding sequence ATGACTCAAGCAATTGATCGAGAACAAATAATCATTGATGAATTTAGAAAATTATCTCCAGAGAAGCAGCAGGAGGTAATTGATTTTATTCAGTTTTTGCAGTATAAGGAGATGCAAAAGCAGGATGTACAGCATAAAGAAGAAAAAGAACCTATTTCTGCCTATGAAGCAGCCAAAGAGTTTGCTGGTTGTGTTGATGGAGGGCCTGGCGATTTAGCTACCAACAAGAAGTATTTAGAAGGCTACGGTTGGAAATGA